Proteins found in one Streptomyces sp. CB09001 genomic segment:
- a CDS encoding recombinase family protein yields the protein MRPGLRYLACLRLSADSGGSTSIEWQRGVIRHHVSSPILSGVLVGEAEDTDVSGSMSPFKRPKLGRWLTTKPDGFDVIIAAKMDRLTRRSTHFNELLEWAERNGKFIVCVEEGFDLSTPQGKMAARMTSVFAEAEWDAIQVRILNGVQSRLENRSWLTGAPPTGYRIKAVEGGRRKILEIDQDFQPCVEEIFTRVREGQSTHRIARDFNMRGVLTWGDHLRKMKGKETKGTQWQSTIINKFLRSSWIPGIYTYKGEAVLDDQGEPVILPEKPLASMDEWADLVDRVKSAPRSLGVESRTRGRSLLAGIARCGECNSPVASLLGSGHTRRDGTKVPGHRYYRCSNRFKGGDCATGLYIRADLLDTWVDQQIRGSVGTWEMLEQADGGPSQVQELQSAKTRLEKLEADFLAGEYDGEGQGDSYRRMHKSLSVKVALLVKHEEERGNLTPKATGRKYGEVWESKDQEDRREFLRTYGVAVWAWREGRDGNEAGFFMDLGDIQVMANELALSCPGGSGEAKSLVISQNLTEKCQRKALEFA from the coding sequence ATGAGACCCGGCCTTCGCTACCTCGCCTGCCTCCGACTTTCCGCCGACTCCGGCGGGTCCACATCGATCGAGTGGCAGCGTGGCGTGATCCGGCACCACGTCAGCTCTCCCATTCTGTCCGGCGTCCTGGTGGGGGAGGCGGAGGACACGGACGTATCCGGCTCGATGAGCCCCTTCAAGAGGCCGAAGCTGGGGCGCTGGCTCACGACGAAGCCTGATGGGTTCGACGTGATCATCGCGGCGAAGATGGACAGGCTCACCCGTCGCTCCACGCACTTCAATGAACTGTTGGAGTGGGCGGAGCGGAACGGGAAGTTCATTGTCTGCGTTGAAGAGGGGTTCGACCTCTCGACTCCCCAGGGAAAGATGGCGGCGCGCATGACTTCCGTATTCGCCGAGGCCGAATGGGATGCGATCCAGGTTCGTATCCTCAACGGCGTGCAGAGTCGCCTGGAGAACCGCTCATGGCTTACGGGCGCTCCGCCTACCGGGTATCGGATCAAGGCGGTAGAGGGTGGCAGGAGGAAGATTCTGGAGATTGACCAGGATTTTCAACCCTGTGTAGAAGAGATTTTTACTCGTGTCCGTGAAGGGCAGTCCACGCATCGAATTGCCCGTGATTTCAACATGCGTGGCGTGCTCACGTGGGGAGACCACCTCAGGAAGATGAAGGGCAAGGAAACCAAGGGGACGCAATGGCAATCGACCATCATCAATAAGTTCCTGCGCTCCTCTTGGATTCCCGGAATCTATACCTACAAGGGGGAGGCTGTTTTGGACGACCAGGGGGAGCCTGTCATTCTTCCGGAGAAGCCGCTGGCGTCCATGGATGAATGGGCGGACCTGGTCGACAGGGTCAAATCGGCTCCCAGGTCTCTGGGGGTGGAAAGTCGAACAAGGGGGAGGAGTCTGCTTGCTGGTATCGCGCGCTGCGGAGAATGCAATTCTCCGGTCGCTTCTCTGCTGGGGTCCGGTCACACCAGGCGAGACGGAACCAAGGTTCCTGGACACAGGTATTACCGCTGCTCCAACAGGTTCAAGGGCGGCGACTGCGCAACAGGTCTATATATCCGGGCTGACTTGCTCGACACATGGGTCGACCAGCAGATTCGAGGGAGCGTCGGCACGTGGGAGATGCTCGAGCAAGCCGATGGGGGTCCGTCCCAGGTGCAAGAACTTCAGTCGGCAAAGACACGTCTGGAAAAGCTTGAAGCCGATTTCCTGGCAGGTGAGTACGACGGAGAGGGTCAGGGGGATTCCTACCGGCGTATGCATAAGAGCCTATCGGTGAAGGTGGCTTTGTTGGTGAAGCATGAAGAAGAGAGGGGCAACCTGACTCCCAAGGCGACAGGCAGGAAATACGGAGAAGTTTGGGAGTCCAAAGATCAGGAGGATCGTAGAGAATTTCTTCGTACGTATGGCGTGGCGGTATGGGCGTGGCGTGAGGGGCGGGACGGAAATGAGGCGGGATTTTTTATGGATCTGGGTGATATTCAGGTCATGGCGAATGAGCTTGCTCTTTCCTGTCCCGGGGGAAGTGGTGAGGCGAAATCGTTGGTGATCAGTCAAAACCTCACCGAAAAATGTCAACGCAAGGCGTTGGAGTTCGCGTGA
- a CDS encoding cold-shock protein, with protein sequence MPTGKVKWFNSEKGFGFLSRDDGGDVFVHSSVLPAGVESLKPGQRVEFGVVAGQRGDQALSLALLDPAPSVAAAQRKKPDELASIVQDLTTLLENITPMLERGRYPEKTAGKKIAGLLRAVADQLDV encoded by the coding sequence TTGCCGACTGGCAAGGTCAAGTGGTTCAACAGTGAGAAGGGCTTCGGCTTTCTCTCCCGTGACGACGGCGGTGACGTCTTCGTCCATTCCTCGGTCCTCCCCGCCGGAGTCGAGAGCCTGAAGCCGGGACAGCGCGTCGAGTTCGGTGTCGTCGCGGGTCAGCGGGGCGACCAGGCACTGTCGCTCGCCCTGCTCGACCCAGCCCCCTCGGTCGCGGCCGCGCAGCGCAAGAAGCCGGACGAGCTGGCGTCCATCGTGCAGGACCTGACGACCCTGCTGGAGAACATCACGCCGATGCTGGAGCGCGGCCGCTACCCCGAGAAGACGGCCGGCAAGAAGATCGCCGGGCTGCTCCGCGCGGTCGCGGACCAGCTCGACGTCTGA
- a CDS encoding 1,4-dihydroxy-6-naphthoate synthase, protein MNPETPEAPETLRIAYSPCPNDTFVFDALAHGRVPDAPSLEVTFADIDITNGMAERGEFDVLKVSYAVLPYVLDEWALLPCGGALGRGCGPLVLTREAGADLRGRTVAVPSETSTAYLLFRLWAADTVPGGVGEIVVMPFHEIMPAVRDGKVDAGLVIHEARFTYQNYGLHKLADMGEHWEHTTGLPIPLGAIIAKRSLGERTLTRLADAVRASVRAAWDDPEASRPYVMEHAQEMDPAVADQHIGLYVNEFTADLGEDGYAAIRGLLTRAAAEGLVPALGPDALAFP, encoded by the coding sequence ATGAACCCTGAGACCCCTGAGGCCCCTGAGACCTTGCGGATCGCGTACTCCCCCTGCCCGAACGACACGTTCGTCTTCGACGCCCTGGCCCACGGCCGCGTCCCGGACGCCCCCTCCCTCGAAGTGACGTTCGCGGACATCGACATCACCAACGGCATGGCCGAGCGCGGCGAGTTCGACGTGCTGAAGGTGTCGTACGCCGTCCTGCCGTACGTCCTCGACGAGTGGGCCCTGCTGCCCTGCGGGGGCGCGCTGGGCCGGGGCTGCGGCCCGCTGGTGCTGACCCGGGAGGCGGGCGCCGACCTGCGGGGCCGCACGGTCGCGGTGCCCAGCGAGACCTCCACCGCCTACCTGCTCTTCCGGCTCTGGGCGGCGGACACCGTGCCCGGAGGCGTCGGGGAGATCGTGGTCATGCCCTTCCACGAGATCATGCCGGCCGTGCGGGACGGGAAGGTCGACGCGGGCCTGGTGATCCACGAGGCCCGCTTCACGTACCAGAACTACGGGCTGCACAAGCTCGCCGACATGGGCGAGCACTGGGAGCACACCACCGGGCTGCCGATCCCGCTCGGCGCGATCATCGCCAAGCGCTCGCTGGGCGAGCGGACGCTGACGCGCCTCGCCGACGCCGTGCGCGCCTCCGTCCGCGCGGCCTGGGACGACCCGGAGGCGTCCCGGCCGTACGTCATGGAGCACGCGCAGGAGATGGACCCGGCCGTCGCCGACCAGCACATCGGGCTGTACGTCAACGAGTTCACCGCCGACCTCGGGGAGGACGGCTACGCGGCGATCCGGGGCCTGCTGACCCGCGCGGCGGCCGAGGGACTCGTACCGGCCCTCGGCCCGGACGCGCTGGCGTTCCCCTGA